A stretch of the Pseudomonadota bacterium genome encodes the following:
- a CDS encoding four helix bundle protein has protein sequence MEDKSIIKKRTYEFALKIIDLYKILISKNEYVLSKQPLKAGTSIGANVEEALAGQSRADFLSKMSIASKETRETNHWLRLIRDSKFLEEHHTKPLIAESSEIIRMLTSIVKTTVSSNSKLKTKNS, from the coding sequence ATGGAAGACAAAAGCATAATAAAGAAAAGAACCTATGAATTTGCTTTGAAAATTATTGATCTTTATAAAATACTCATATCAAAAAACGAATATGTGCTCTCAAAACAGCCATTAAAGGCTGGAACAAGCATTGGAGCAAACGTAGAAGAGGCACTTGCAGGACAAAGCAGGGCAGATTTTCTTTCAAAAATGTCCATAGCCTCAAAGGAAACGCGAGAAACCAATCATTGGTTACGGCTAATCAGAGATAGCAAATTTCTTGAAGAACATCATACAAAACCCCTTATTGCCGAGTCATCCGAAATAATAAGAATGCTTACATCTATTGTAAAAACTACTGTTTCAAGTAACTCAAAACTCAAAACTAAGAATTCATGA
- a CDS encoding glycosyltransferase family 2 protein, with product MKNKEMIEVNRTLEMHIPKVSVGMPVYNGEDTLRCALNSLLGQSFADFELIISDNASTDGTESICREYAEQDRRIRYVRQSKNVGAVTNFKLVLDEARGDYFMWAAHDDIRSADYLEVNVSFLDHNPDFVASTSPTRFDNGKFNEVSMGDASLEANRINRLIKFFDTWHANGRFYSLIRRDVLEGCGFVSDHFLAADWAIVLFLANHGKMHRDKEGYVVLGSQGLSNSMDIFRVFRKNAIDYFLPFHNLFKVTLTMFGDIPLPARIHITWILVKLNYNAHIIQTIFYLRNKKWLVRIVRLFRRKK from the coding sequence TTGAAGAACAAAGAAATGATTGAGGTGAACAGAACGTTGGAGATGCACATTCCCAAAGTCAGCGTTGGCATGCCGGTTTACAACGGCGAAGATACCCTACGATGTGCGCTGAATTCATTGCTTGGCCAATCGTTCGCTGATTTCGAGTTGATCATTTCCGATAACGCATCAACAGATGGCACAGAGTCGATTTGTCGGGAATATGCGGAGCAAGATCGCAGAATTCGTTACGTCCGCCAGTCGAAAAATGTGGGTGCGGTCACAAACTTCAAGCTTGTCCTTGACGAAGCACGGGGTGATTATTTTATGTGGGCTGCACATGACGACATAAGATCCGCTGATTATCTCGAAGTGAATGTCTCGTTTCTGGATCATAACCCGGATTTTGTCGCCTCAACATCGCCAACGAGGTTTGATAACGGTAAATTCAATGAAGTTTCGATGGGTGATGCAAGTCTTGAAGCAAACAGGATAAACCGTCTTATTAAATTTTTTGATACCTGGCACGCAAATGGTAGATTTTATTCTCTGATCAGACGGGATGTTCTTGAGGGATGTGGATTTGTATCCGATCATTTCCTGGCGGCTGATTGGGCTATTGTTTTGTTTCTTGCAAATCACGGAAAAATGCACAGAGACAAAGAAGGATACGTTGTGCTTGGCTCGCAAGGTCTAAGCAACAGCATGGATATATTTCGCGTATTTCGGAAAAACGCTATTGATTATTTCTTGCCGTTCCATAATCTCTTCAAGGTTACATTAACAATGTTCGGCGATATCCCTCTTCCTGCGAGGATTCATATAACGTGGATACTTGTCAAGCTGAATTATAATGCCCATATTATTCAGACAATATTTTATTTAAGGAATAAAAAATGGTTAGTCAGAATAGTCCGATTATTTAGACGGAAAAAATAA
- a CDS encoding SIS domain-containing protein — translation MPYTTDTSVVTSISNDYSYDHIFSRQVKALGKSGDVLLGISTSDSSRNVLEAAFKTARELGINTVFLSGETEKEMAKISDIAIKAPSLDTPRIQEIHLLVEHIICEIVENQF, via the coding sequence TTGCCATACACAACAGACACGTCCGTTGTGACCTCAATCTCTAATGACTATTCCTACGACCATATATTCAGCCGTCAGGTTAAGGCGCTTGGAAAAAGCGGTGATGTTCTTCTGGGCATCAGTACAAGCGACAGTTCCAGGAATGTGTTGGAAGCCGCCTTCAAGACAGCAAGAGAACTTGGAATAAATACGGTGTTCTTAAGCGGAGAGACAGAAAAAGAGATGGCGAAAATAAGCGACATTGCAATCAAAGCTCCGTCCTTGGACACACCACGCATCCAGGAGATACACCTGCTTGTTGAGCATATAATTTGCGAAATAGTTGAAAACCAGTTTTGA
- a CDS encoding cephalosporin hydroxylase family protein, whose protein sequence is MKEQGKNVSLNKAARLFNKKSLLSHYSYNFSWLGRPIFQYPQDIVAMQEIIWEVKPDLVIETGVAHGGGLILYASILELIGKGQVLGIDIDIREHNRRAIETHSMFKRISMIEGSSVSEEVVAEVRKVAKGKETVLICLDSNHTHEHVLAELEAYAPLTSSGSYCVVFDTVVEDLPEETSSDRPWNKGNNPKTAVREYLRRLKDEGRKAADGAQLHFEIDKMIENKLLITVAPDGYLKRIS, encoded by the coding sequence ATGAAAGAACAGGGGAAAAATGTTTCTTTAAATAAGGCTGCGCGTCTTTTTAACAAGAAGTCCTTGTTGTCTCACTACTCGTATAACTTTTCCTGGTTGGGGCGTCCCATATTTCAGTATCCACAGGATATCGTCGCAATGCAAGAGATTATTTGGGAAGTGAAACCGGATCTGGTTATTGAGACAGGTGTTGCGCACGGTGGTGGACTTATTTTGTATGCTTCTATTTTGGAGTTAATTGGCAAAGGCCAGGTGCTTGGCATTGATATCGACATCCGGGAACATAATCGCCGTGCAATTGAAACGCACTCGATGTTTAAACGGATATCTATGATCGAAGGTTCATCGGTTTCCGAGGAAGTAGTTGCGGAGGTCAGAAAGGTTGCCAAAGGGAAGGAAACGGTGCTCATTTGCCTCGATTCCAACCATACCCACGAACATGTTTTAGCTGAGCTTGAAGCTTATGCACCACTCACCAGTAGCGGGAGTTACTGCGTCGTCTTCGATACTGTGGTTGAAGACTTACCCGAAGAAACGTCTTCTGACCGCCCATGGAACAAGGGTAATAATCCTAAGACTGCCGTCCGGGAGTATTTGCGCCGTTTAAAGGATGAGGGTCGCAAGGCAGCCGATGGAGCACAGCTCCATTTCGAGATCGACAAGATGATCGAAAACAAACTCCTCATCACCGTTGCTCCGGATGGGTATCTCAAACGGATAAGTTGA